The nucleotide window CACGCTCGTCCAGTACCCAAGCATGAGAACCTTTGCGCTTCCAACTCTGGTCTTCTACAAACGGGGCTACCCATTCATCTTTAAGTGATGCAACACTCGGCCATTCACCATCTGAGTCCATGCGCAGGTCACGAATTTCTTCATGAGCCAAACGCAGCTCTGATAGCATCGCCAAGTTTTCTTGTTCAACATCAGTCACTAGAATTTGATGATCAAGCACTGCTTTTACGTGAGATTCTGCCTGATGAAATGGGATCGCGACGGTTGCAAAGCAAAGGATGAACACAATGATCAGTCCTACCCATTTGCCTTCTCTACCGCCCGTATCAGCACGTACGCCTTGAATCATCATTTTTCACTGATCTCAACAACATCAACTTCAACGGGAAACTCATGGCCTGAATCGAACACAAGGTAGAATTCAGTGTCAGGATGTGGGAACTCAACGATAGAGCGTTTATCTGTCATCTCTTTTGCAATTAAGTTGTCTTCGTAATCGTACATCTCAACTGCATAATCTATCGCTTTACTGCCATCCGAATAACCCGCTTCACAAGCAACAGTTTTGCCTTCAAGCCAACAGCTCATCAGTGGAAAGTGTGCTTGCGCAGGTAATGCAGCGAAACCAAGTCCCAGAGCTAAGCAAGGAGACATTAAAGCGTTAAGTTTTGTTTTTATTGTCATGGTTCGTACCCTAGCCACAGTGCAAATTCTCAGACGTAAACTGAGCGATAAAGGGCTCAAATGAGCCCTTACGTTTTTTGGTTCTTAATCAGGGTTCTAGCCCCGATATCACAAACTATTGAAGCAGTGCTTCGAACGTTAGGTGAACGTTCGCGCTTGCTTTGTCTGCCAGTGGGTTGTCAATCAACTCACCTTTGTAGTTCGCTTTCATTACGTAACGACCCGCTACGTCCGGAGTAAACGTGATTTCACCGTTCTCATCACTCACCACATCAATCTGCTCTTGGTGGTTGCGGTAAAGCGTACCTTCACGAGTAATCTCCGCTTTCACGTCTTTCTGGATTTCACCGTTGTAGAAGAACTGGAATGTTACTGGTTCGCCTTCAACGATATCTGAAGGGTGAGTCACTGGCTTCATCTCTAGAAGCTTGCCTTCAATTTTGAACACTGAATCCGTTGGCTTACCTACAGTGATGTAGCTTTCTGCGCGAGTGAAGCTGATTTGTGTTACCACGTCACGTGACTTTTCAGGAAGAACAGAGTCACGTTCCGCTTTGTTTGCTTTAATCCACTTCACAGTGTCACGGCGACCGGCCTTGTATTGCGTGTAGTAAGACGGCTGGTTGTTGATCGCCACTTTGTGTGTCCCTTCTTCTTCAAAATAGAAGTCGAAGATTGAACGACGCTTGCCACGAATAACAAAGTTAGGACGCTCGCTGCGGCCATCAGGCATAATGACATGAGCATTTTCGCTGCCAGCAGGCTTATCAAAAACAAACGTACCGTGAGACGCAGTAACATCGAACGTTAGCCAATCACCACCTTCTTTAGATACAGTAAAGTGAGACGGCAAAATCCAACGTGGGTGAGCTTGTGCCGTTGTCGTTGCTGCTAGGCCGAATGCCATCACACCCGCTAGAGCAAGTGCTTTGATTTTTGTCTGTTTCATCATGTTCAATTCCATTATTTATAATTGTTTGCCGTGTCGCTCTCTCTGAGCCTACGATGACCATTGTCTATTCTGTTCAGCTTGGTTTTAGTTCGTACTTACTAGTTACTGTTCGCACTTACTATTTAGCGATGTAATTCAGGGTGATTTCACCCGTCTCTTCCGTTGCTTTTAATTCGTAAGATGTGTTTGAATCTGTGAGTGATACTTTTTGGCGAAGGTAGTTACGGCCACCGTGTTCGCGAACCACTTCGATATGAACCGTGTACTCGCCTTGTTCTAACGTTTCACCGCTGTCGCTCTTGCCATCCCAAACGAAACGGTACTGACCAGCAGGACGTGTTGCAGACGTCACAGCATCTACCAGTTCACGATCGTAACGGCCAACCTTTCTCCACCAGCTACGCAGATCCTTAAGCCATTCGTCTTTACCGACCCAAAGCTCGATGGTTTTCACTGACTTTCGTTCGCTATTCTCTACCCACACCGCCACATAAGGACGTGCATACATAGAGGTATCAATCTTTGGAAGCTCAAAGCTGACATCCAGTTTTGCCGCATCAGGAATCGCTTGTGCCATACCTAGGCTTGGCAAAAGAGATAAAGCAAGAAGCGCCTTGCTCCAGTTCATTTTTTTCATTTTTAACAACCTTTTAAATCCGTTTAACCATTAATTATTTCTTCAAGTCGATTCATCAAACTGATTCGTCAAGTCAAATAATGGTTAAGGTACGGCGACAAAATAGATAGCAAGTGAGATTGCAGACCCAAACACCGTCCATTTGATGGAGGTATTAAGCGTCTTTTTCTTAGGTAACAGTAAGCACACGCCAGTCAGCACAAAGAAGATCATCAGTAGCGCAGTGATATCGATAAACCATTTCCATACTTCACCGCTGTTTCGACCTTTGTGTAGATCGTTCAACAATGCGATAACACCGTAATTCGTGGTTTCGACTTCTACAAATTCAGACGTAACGTCAACAAAAACGGAAGCGTTGTAGCCTGGTCCTTTGAAGTCCATAGATACCTCACCGATGAGCAACTCACCGTCTTCGATCTCTGCATAGATGTCCAAACCAGAAGGAACGCCGGAAAGGTTAGCTTCTTCAAACAGAAACGTTTCGAAGGCTGTCTCGTCAGCTTTTAAACGTCCGTCTTGGATCGTAAATAAACTCGTGGGAAGCGTTAGCGTAGAGCGTTGGATATTGGGTTGGCTTGATTCAAATAACTCAGGTCGGTTCAGGGTGATACCTGTTACTGAGAAAAAAAGAACCACGAACAGAAGCGCCATAGAAATATAAACATGAAGTCGACGAGCCCATGACTGAACCGCCCTACTTTTTAACGACATACAAACCAATACCTATAAATTTTATGGCGACAATTTAGTTGATAATCATTCGTATTGGCATTCAATTTACATTGTTTACGTTTGCCGAGTGGCGTAAGGAAATTTACAAAACATTACATGGGAAGTAATCGAACTGTATGCATATTCTTGCTAACTTATATTCATGGCGCTTAAGCTGAAGGTCAACAAGAGCTAAAACAGCTGGGTTTAGCAACTTTAAGACAAAGGACGCAGTGTGCACAGATGAGTACTTACAAGGTTTTGCACTGAGATCACTATAGACATCATTGAGGTGTGTGTTCAGCGATTGATGAGATGTGGTTTAGAGCAGATTAAACTTATTGATTATAAATTAGGTACAGTTACACAAGTTTAAAAGGATTTTAAAATGCGTATTATTATTTTAGCTTTAGCCATGTTGGTGACGGCTTGTACCAGCCAAATAGCAAGCAAGCAAGACCGCATCCAAAAACACATTGGCTCAAACATAACCGATATACAAGCGCTGTACCTAACTGAACGTTCGCGCCCTATCAGTTTTTGGGAATCTCGAAACTATGCTTGGGTTGAGACTAAAAAGCCTTTAGATAATGGCAATACTTTGCATGCCTTTAAAGACCCGTATCGTGATTGCACTATAAACTGGATCGCTGATAAAAGTGGTGTGATTCAAAGTGCAATTCCAATCGGTACGATGTGCAATCCTTGAGCTTAGAACGTTCACGCTTAGAACTTAGTTTTGCTGTTTGCCTTCCCAGACAGTAAAGCGAGCAAAAGTTTAACGCAACATATCAAAAAGGGTGCCATTTGAACGTTCAAATGACACCCTTTTGCTTTTCTTATTCCTAGCTTCTATGTGCTGTCTCTTATCTTCTTTTTTAGCTATCAGCAGTTAGACATTTCCGTTGTCACTTACCGTTCTTAGCTGAGTCAGGTATTTAATCCAACCTTTTGCTTCAGAAGAAGGTTCAATGTTGTTCGCACGCTTCGCTTGTGCCAATGCGTTATCAAGGTTCTTTAACTTGTACCAAGAACGTACTTTCGCCAATGCGACATCGGCTTGCTTGTTCTTGTCTTTCACTTTATCCAAAACAACCAGAGCACGATCATAGTAACCTTGTTGAACCAGTAACTGAGCCACATTCCAATGATATTGCCTGTCTTTTTTCGACGCTAACGTCCACACTTCAATAGCACTGTCCCACTCTTTCGCTAACTGCCAGTAGGTTGCTTGCTCTGCTAGAAGTTGAACATCGCTATTCGCATCATCTAACTTAGCGATCTCTTGTGCTGCACGCTCTGGAATACCACGTTTAGCATAAAGCTGAGCCAGTAGTCGGCGGTCTGAGTTTTTTAGCTCTACACCTTGAAGATCAGCTAGTGCTAGTGTGTTCAATGCATCGCGGTTGCGCTCTAGTCTTAACTGAATGCCCACAAGTTGACGCCACCAGTTGTCTTTTTCTGGCTGAAGTTCAATCAGGCTTTCCAGTGTTGGAATAGATTGCTTCCACTGTTTTAACTGTAGTTGTGCACCCAGTTTTAGCGATAGAGGCGACAACTCTGGTTTTGCATTGAACTTGTCACGATTACCAATGGCTACTAGTACTTTTGACCAGTTCTCGATTTGGTATTCCGCTTGTGCAATTCGCATCCAAAGCACGTCTTTCTTTTCCGCCTCTGGTGCTGTTTTTACTAACTTGTAGTAATGTGGAAGCGCGTTTTTGAACTGCTGATCATTTAATAACAGATCAGCAAGCATACGCTTCGTTATCCAAGCTTGTTCATCCACCAGCAAATTGGTATCGACGGCGTATGTAAGCTGCTTAATCGCTTTATCGGTTTTGCCATCTTGCCAGTAAAACACACCCAACATACGAGCGACATACGCTTTGTCGTAGCCTTTAGAAAGCTCCAAACCTGCAAGTACGTCGATGGCCTGTTTAACCTGTTCATCTTGAGCAAGCTTATGCGCCTTTTGAACACGAATAGCAGTATATTGGGTCAGCTCTTGCGCTTGTGTTGTAAGGGGCATTAACAACAAGCCCACTAATATCCATATCTGTTTCATCATTTTGCCAACTTAAACTCTAGTTTCACGGTTTGACCAACCTGAGCTATCGCTTTTCCATCGACGACTTTCGGTTGATATTTCCATTTTTTAAGTGCTCTCATCGCTTCACGTTCAAACATACGACGTGGGTTTGCGTCAGTGACTTTAATGTCAATTGGGCGTCCCGTTTCATCGATGGTAAAAGACATAATCACATGGCCTTCAGCTCCACGCTTAAGTGCTTTCGCTGGGTAACGAGGCTCCACTCGGTACAAAGGCATTGCTTGTTGGTTTGACCCAAAATCAGAGAATGTCGGTGCGTTAATCGCTAGGCCATCAATGGATGTATTCAAATCCAATGAAGGCAGAGAAGACATCGAATTTAGAGGCGTAACTTCAGCTTGGAACTGAGATGTCTGCGCTTCCGGTGGCGGCTCTGGCATTTCTGGTTTTTCCGGAACTGCACGTTGTCTTCTTTGAACTTCTTGTTCTTGTTCCACCATCACCATGTTGAAACTCAACGTCTCGTTATCATCTGGTGAACGTTGGTGGCCATTATCGACCATCCAAGCCATGAAAGAAAACAGCGCTAAGCCCAATGCACCCGCTAGCGGTAAAGCAAGAAATAGGCGAATCATTTATGAAGATCCTCCAAGATCATCGCTTATCAGCAGCAAGCGCAATGTTTTTAACACCTGCACCTTTCGCAGCATCCATCACTTTAACAACGGTACCGTTGTAAGCGTGTTCATCCGCTTGAATAACTAAAGAAGCATCAGGTTGTTCTAACAACAAATGCTCTAACGTTGCTTGCACACGTTCAACATCAACAACACGTTTATCAATGAAAATGTCGTTTGCAGAAGTAATCGCAACAAAGATGCCTGCATCCTTTTGGCTTACTACGTTAGAAGCTTGTGGGCGATTGACTTCTACCCCTGATTCACGAACAAATGAACTGGTCACAATAAAGAAAATAAGCATGATAAAGACAATATCAAGCATCGAAGTAAGGTCTATTTGAGCCTCTTCGTTTTTAGAATGACGTCGACCGAGTCTCATCGTTGACTCCTTAAAGATTTTTCTAATTTCAATTCTAAGCGGTTACACACTTTTGCTAAACGAGCATGAACGAACATGCCCGCTAAAGCAGCAACCATGCCTGCCATGGTTGGCAGTGTTGCTAACGAGATACCTGAAGCCATCAATTTAGGGTCACTGCTACCTTGTGTCGCCATGACATCAAACACAGAGATCATACCGGTTACGGTACCTAACAAACCCAACATCGGACAAATAGCGACTAACAGCTTAATAAAATTTAAGTTTTGGTTAAGCAAGATACTCGCTTGCCCTAACCAACCTTCACGAATGGCTTTGGCATGCCAAGAAGAGTGATCTTCTCTTTCATGCCATTTCGCTATCCAAGCCTGGCGTTGCTTAGGAAAGTAGAACGCAAGATAAAGCACACGTTCTACCACAAGCACCCAATACACTAGGACGACAGCCGCTAGCCACCACAGGACGAAACCGCCCTGCTCCATAAAGCTTGATAAAGACAGCAGCCAGTCACTCGTTAACCAACTCGCTGGTAATAGAGAACCCGACAAAATATCCATTACGCAGCAGTCCCAACTGGTGAAACAACAGCGTTTGATTCAACGGTCTTTTCAGCCTGCTCAGCAACAAGACCAATACCTTGTTTCTCAAGAATGTTGCGAATGTTTTCTGCTTGAGTGCTAAGAATGTTGTGCGCCAATAGAAGAGGCATTGCCGCAACCAGACCAAGTACCGTAGTTACAAGTGCCATCGAAATACCACCCGCCATTACTTTAGGGTCGCCATTACCAAACTGTGTGATCACTTGGAATGTTTCGATCATGCCAGTTACTGTACCTAAAAGACCCAACATTGGTGCTAGTGCCGCCAATAGCTTGAGCATCGATAAGCCTTTCTCTAAGTGAGTCTGTTCATCAACAACCGCTTCTAAAAGTCGCAGCTCTAGAGCTTCAACCGTTTGGTTTTGTTCTTTGTTGTAAACCGCAAGAACACGGCCTAGTGGGTTATCACCCGCTTGCTCAGGGTTCTTAAGTTGCGCACGGATTTTCTGGCGTGCGATAGCTAGTGAAACACCACGAACCAATGCGATGATTAGACCAATAGCCAATAAGCCAAGAATCACTTTACCAACCACACCACCCGCTTGTAGACGGTCAGTTAGGCTTGGCGTCAGTGCTAATTGCTCTAGCATGAACCCGCGAGAAGGATCGACAACGACATTAGATACGTCACCATTCGCAAGTGAAGAAAGTGACGCTAACGTTGGACCATTTGATGGCTGTTTCAGATACGCAATTGCATCTTCACGCTGAGTGTTCCAGCTAACATAGCCTTGGTCTGTTACTAGGCCAATTGAACCTAAACGATAAGCGTCGACAGACTGTGTGTTGCCTTCGCCATTGATGAATGCAATTTGAGATTTGCTAAGCTCTGAGCTTGCTTGGATCTGTTCCACCATGCTCATCCACAAACCAGAAAGTTGTGGCATTGATGGCAGTGATTTAGCATCGATAATTTGGTCAACGGTCGCTGTGTGCTCAGCGCGATCAACGCTGTTTACTGTTGAACTAAGCTCTGCGCCTAGTTCTTTCGCGTTTTGACGAACGACACCGAACAACTCACCAAGGCTACCCGTTTCTAAACGCAGTTTTTCTTCTAAACGAGCAAGCTTGTTCTCGTTGTCGCTGAAGGTTTGAGTAAGAACGTCTGTCGCGTTTTGAACCGATGTACGTTTCGCTTCAAGTTCTGATTTGATCGCTTTAAGCTCTTGCTCAGTCTTTTTAAAGTCAGCTTCACGAACTACGTTATGAGAAGCTTGAGTACGGTTCTCTGATTTTGCTTTGTTAACGAGCTGAGCCGTTGAATCGGAAGCTGAGAAAGCAGAAAATGAAAGTGATGTAATACAAAGCAATGCTGCTAATGGTTTTAAGTTCATTACTTAACCTCCGCAACAGTTAAAGAAACAGGTAAAGTAATCAAGCTTGGGGCTGCTTGTTGGTCAGCAATATCGTACGCTTTATCTAGCTCTGACTTCATAGAAGAATCAAGTTCTTGCCATTGAGCTTCTGTTTGATTCCAAGCCCAGTATTGGCTGCCATTTAGGTTACGAGCAACTAAAGAGATACGACCTAAGTGCAGAACATCTGCCTCGATCGTTTTATCACTCGCCAATGCGACACGACCTTGGTACACACCTAGCTTGATGCCGTAGTCCATCTCGATTTGGTATGCCTCTAGGATGCGACGGTATTTCTCTGCATCACTCACGTCAGCACGAGTCATCATTGTTTGTAGCTTTTCAACTCTTTCTAGACGCTGCTCTTTCTTAATCGGCACGTCTTTCTCTACTAACTGCTGAAGACCGTCGATCATTTGATACATCAATGGCACGACACCTTGTCGTGTGTATTTGATTTCTTCGATCTGCTCTTCAATGCTTTGAGCTTCTTGGTTTTGGCTCTCGACTAATGCAGCAAGGTGATCGTGATAGATTTCTAGGTTTTTCACTTCTTCTTGCAGACGCTCAATCTCAGCTTGCAGCATTAAAGTCGCTTGTGAGCTTTTATCAATAACCTTTTGGCTCGAAGCCGACGCGTTATTGGTCTTGTTTTGAATTGATTGAGCTTGATCCAAGCTGTTTGCCATAGAAGACGTTGCAACCAAACTGATGGCAAGCGCTAGGCTAGTTTTTAAAAGATTCATAATTGTAGTCATTTACTGTAGAAGAAGGTCAAATGAATTTTATTGATAAGCACTCTCATTATCATTAAAAGTCACTCGCATTACTAGGGATATTTTTACTGAATAGCGGAATCACGAAAGGGGAAAGTCGAAACTTGCCCCTTAGTATTTAGGCTAACAATAGTACCCTACTAACAAATTAGTATTTTACCTGTAAAGTCGCCATGTAGTTACGGCCTTCGCCAACAACTACGCTGCTTGTACTGCCACCTTCTAGGTAATCTGTATCAAACAAGTTTTCTACGTTGAAGCGAGCAACGAAATCTAGTTTGTCATCGTACTTAATCGTATGTGAAACACCCATATCTACGCGAGTGTAAGCATCTTTCTTAAAAGTATTAGCGCTTTCTGTGTAACGCTCACCTACATGGTAAACACCTAGATTTACATCAGTGCCATTGTTAAACGCATAAGTAGACCAAATGCTTGCTGTAAATTCAGGTACGTCTGCCGGTGTTTTACCTTCTAATTCAGGGTCGTTTTTGTATTCCGCATCAAGGAACATAGTCGATGCACTTAAAGACAATGCGTTAGTCAGGTAACCGGTCGCAGCTAATTCAACACCTGTGTGAACCTGTTCACCAGCCTGCGTTGTACGAGTATCTGCACCGTTGTTGTTAGCAGGGTCGATATCTTCTGTTACTTGGATATTTGATTGAGTGATCTGGAAAACTGCACCAGATACGAATAAACGTTCATCAAATAATTCCCATTTTGTACCTACTTCATACAAAGTACCTTTCTTAGCATCTTGAGACTGGCCGAAGTTAGCATCATCTTGGTCAGTGATTTCACCAACAGGTTCAAAACTTTCAGAATAAACAGTATAGATAGAACCATTTTCAGCAGGTGAATAAATCACACCAAGTTTAGGTAAAACATTATTGAAGCTTTCTTCTTTACCTGAACTACTGATTGTTTTGTCGTAGGCAAAGCGTGCGCCAGCAAGTACTTGCCATTGCTCATTAAGCGTTACTAGATCTTGTAGGTAGAAACCATAGTGCTTGCTTTCTGAATGAGATAGCGAGTCATCGTTATGGTAGCTAATATCTGAAGGCATATCGAAGCCATTACCACAAGCCGTTACCGCTTCCGCTTCAGTTGCGCTTGAACATGCGTAATCTTGTGAGTAAAGCTGTTTATAGTCGTAGTGGAGGCCGTTAACGCCAACAAGTACTCTATGATTTACGCCCAGAGCATCAAAGTCACCAGTAAAATCAACATAGGCAGTATCGAAAGTCCATTCATCATGACGATCCGATACTTTGTAGCCGTATTCACTATTTGATGAGTTGAAGTCGACTTCATTGTCAGATTCTGTACGTTGACGCTCATAAAACTGACGACTAACACCTGATTTAACAGACCATGTGTCATTTAGGTTTGCAGTTACTGCAACACCATAGTTTGCTACATCATTATCTGTTTGAGCAAAACGTTGATCAGTCACGGTATTAGGATCGACAACTTTACCTGTCGTGGTATCTATTTCAGAACCATTATCTAGATCGCCTAGTTCTTGTGTTCTGTCGTAGTGTAAAGAAAGCATCACATCATCGTTAATGTCGTAATCAACAAACAGACCACCAACGAAACGTTCTGTTTGTACATCCGTACCATCGAAACGTGTGCGATAAGAATCTTGATTCTCTTGCGATATGATAGCTCGTGCTCGTAATGTTTGAGCTTCATTTAGCGAGCCACTCACATCCGCAACAGTACGCGTATAATTGTCAGAACCGATATCTTGGCTAACAGATACTTGTGTTTCATATGTTGGTTTTTTCGACACCATGTTAACTAGGCCACCAGGTGTTGATTCGCCGTAAAGAAGACCAGCAGGCCCCTTCAACACTTCAACACGCTCTAGTAGTTCAACAGGTTGGCGGTAATGAGACCAGTGTTGAACGCCATCACGTAAGTAACTAGAGCCACTGTCTAGTTCAAAACCACGTAGGTTAAAACGCTCACGGTTTGTAGATTTAGAACCGGCAGAGATAGACGCGTCGTTCTTTAGAACTTCACCTAACGTGCTAGCACGCTGTTCATCGATGATTTGCTCATCGATTACTGAAACTTGTCCCGGAGTCTCTAATTGAGTCGCCTCCATGCGCATTGCTGTTGTATTTGTGTCGGCTTTGTAACCGTAGTCACGACCTTCAACAACCATATGCTCGTCTGTTTTTGCTGTTTCTGCCAATACTGCTGGTGAAGCTAATACTGCGCCGATCACTAAAGCCAATGGGCTCTTTGAAAACATGTCCTTTACTCCGTTTTTATTCTTTTAGACGAGCACTTTGTTATTTATTCGATGTGCTCGCTGAACCGTTTCCGGTACCACTGAATTATTCCGAGGGAGAATATAAGTGATAACTATTACCATTTGCATTAAATTTACATTCTTTGCATTCGTAAAGGTTTGTAAAGGCATGTCGTTGCGTAATCTTTATAAAGTTAGATAAAACCGATTCAATACAAACATTTAGAGAGCATTTAAGCGAAAAAATGGTTATCGCCGTCAAATCTTTTGAAACAGCGTTATTGGCTCGGTCTATTTATGAAGTGCAGATTGATAAGAAAATCATCTCTTCTTATTTATTACCTTTGAAACGACAGCTTTATGTATAAAACCCTCGATAAATGTAAATTTATGGTGAATTATTTTGTTTTATTTTGTTTACTTGCCGGAATTATCAGTGATTTTGATCACATCTATAATTCCAAACTCATTTTTTGTTTTTCGATTTGAACAACCGACTGCTAATCTCCTGCTCACTTTGAAAAGGTATCAAAGTTATACATAATAAGGAGTGTTCTAAATGAATACCAAGAAACCTATGTCTCTGACTGGTCGAGTAATCCTCGGTATGGTCGTAGGTATATTAACGGGATTTGCCATTCAATCCCTTTTTGCAGACAGCGGATTTGTTAACAACTACATCGTTAACGGACTCTTTGAAGTAGGCGGACAAATCTTTGTCGCCAGTTTAAAAATGCTTGTTGTGCCACTAGTCTTCGTTTCACTAGTGTGCGGTACAAGCTCTCTTAAAGACTTATCAACTCTTGGCCGTATGGGTGGCAAAACGCTTGCACTTTATATCGGTACTACAGCCGTTGCCATCACTCTAGCACTCTCTATTGGTAACCTGTTCCAACCTGGAGCTGGTGCCGATCTTACTGCTGCGAGCTCTTTCAAATCAGCTGATGCCCCTTCTCTGGGCCAAGTAATCATCGACATGTTCCCAACCAACCCTATTCAGGCGATGGCTGAGGGCAAAACGTTACAAGTTATCGTATTTGCAGTGTTGTTTGGTATCGCAATCAGTGCGGCGGGTAAACCCGGAGAACGTATCGCTGCCGTTTTCTCTGATCTAAACGAAGTGATCATGAAGCTAGTTGCGCTACTAATGAACCTTGCTCCTTACGGCGTGTTCTTCTTAATGGCAAAACTGTTCTCTGGCCTTGGCTTGGGTGCGATTTGGAACCTAGCAGAATACTTCTTAGTACTTGCAGGTACCCTACTGTTACACGGCTTGGTGACTTACAGCGCAATGCTTAAAGGATTCACAGGCCTTAGCCCAATCACGTTCCTACGTAAGATGGAAGATGCAATCATGTTTGCATTCTCAACAGCATCTTCAAACGCAACGATTCCAGTAACAATGGAAACCGCGAAAAACCGCATGGGCGTAGACAACAAAGTGGCGTCTTTCACAGTACCACTAGGTGCGACTGTGAACATGGACGGTACTGCTATCATGCAAGGTGTTGCGACAGCGTTTATCGCGCAAGCGTACAACATTGACCTATCAATGGGTGATTACCTAATGGTTATCCTAACGGCGACACTGGCGTCTGTAGGTACTGCAGGTGTTCCTGGTGTGGGTCTTGTTATGCTAGCGATGGTATTGAACCAAGTTGGTCTACCGCTTGAAGGTATCGCTCTAATCATGGGTGTTGACCGTCTTCTTGATATGATTCGTACCGCTGTAAACATCACAGGTGATAGTGCCGTATCTATCATCGTTGCTAAGTCTGAAGGCGCTCTAGACGAGTCTCGCTTCAACGACCCAGCAGCAGGTGAGAAAGAAGAAGAAGTTAAGCTAGCTCGCCAACAGGCATAATCTCGCTTATCTGACGCTCTTGCCTTCGAGCTAAGGTGTAATTAATGGCTACACCTTAACTCAAAAAAGCGCATAAACAGAAACGCCACTGCAGATGCAGTGGCGTTTTTTTATTGAGTATCGTTTTTGAATTCGTATTCGGTATTAACTATCTCTAGAAAAAGTACTTAAGTTAATCGCCGATTGGAAACATCAAATTCACCCTCAGTCCCCCACTTTCTCTATTCTCAGCAGTGACATGTCCATTCATCACACCCATCGCTTCCTTAACAATCGCAAGGCCTAGACCGTAACCACCAGACTGTTTGTCTCGGGCTGATTCTATTCGTGTAAACGGGTCGAATATACCTGCAATCTTGTTATCAGGAATACCATCACCATCATCTTCTACAGATATGACACTGTAACGTTTATCTAATAGCTGTTCGTACGTTGTCACGACAACATGAGCGTTCTCACCCGCGTATTTAATGGCATTACCGACCAAGTTACCAATGACTCGAAGCAGTAGCCTCTCATCAACGTTCACCATTGATGTCGGTGTCTCTAGAGAGCCAATCAAAGTTTGATTCGGTTTT belongs to Vibrio cyclitrophicus and includes:
- a CDS encoding TonB-dependent receptor, with the protein product MFSKSPLALVIGAVLASPAVLAETAKTDEHMVVEGRDYGYKADTNTTAMRMEATQLETPGQVSVIDEQIIDEQRASTLGEVLKNDASISAGSKSTNRERFNLRGFELDSGSSYLRDGVQHWSHYRQPVELLERVEVLKGPAGLLYGESTPGGLVNMVSKKPTYETQVSVSQDIGSDNYTRTVADVSGSLNEAQTLRARAIISQENQDSYRTRFDGTDVQTERFVGGLFVDYDINDDVMLSLHYDRTQELGDLDNGSEIDTTTGKVVDPNTVTDQRFAQTDNDVANYGVAVTANLNDTWSVKSGVSRQFYERQRTESDNEVDFNSSNSEYGYKVSDRHDEWTFDTAYVDFTGDFDALGVNHRVLVGVNGLHYDYKQLYSQDYACSSATEAEAVTACGNGFDMPSDISYHNDDSLSHSESKHYGFYLQDLVTLNEQWQVLAGARFAYDKTISSSGKEESFNNVLPKLGVIYSPAENGSIYTVYSESFEPVGEITDQDDANFGQSQDAKKGTLYEVGTKWELFDERLFVSGAVFQITQSNIQVTEDIDPANNNGADTRTTQAGEQVHTGVELAATGYLTNALSLSASTMFLDAEYKNDPELEGKTPADVPEFTASIWSTYAFNNGTDVNLGVYHVGERYTESANTFKKDAYTRVDMGVSHTIKYDDKLDFVARFNVENLFDTDYLEGGSTSSVVVGEGRNYMATLQVKY
- a CDS encoding dicarboxylate/amino acid:cation symporter; its protein translation is MNTKKPMSLTGRVILGMVVGILTGFAIQSLFADSGFVNNYIVNGLFEVGGQIFVASLKMLVVPLVFVSLVCGTSSLKDLSTLGRMGGKTLALYIGTTAVAITLALSIGNLFQPGAGADLTAASSFKSADAPSLGQVIIDMFPTNPIQAMAEGKTLQVIVFAVLFGIAISAAGKPGERIAAVFSDLNEVIMKLVALLMNLAPYGVFFLMAKLFSGLGLGAIWNLAEYFLVLAGTLLLHGLVTYSAMLKGFTGLSPITFLRKMEDAIMFAFSTASSNATIPVTMETAKNRMGVDNKVASFTVPLGATVNMDGTAIMQGVATAFIAQAYNIDLSMGDYLMVILTATLASVGTAGVPGVGLVMLAMVLNQVGLPLEGIALIMGVDRLLDMIRTAVNITGDSAVSIIVAKSEGALDESRFNDPAAGEKEEEVKLARQQA